A window of Acinonyx jubatus isolate Ajub_Pintada_27869175 chromosome B2, VMU_Ajub_asm_v1.0, whole genome shotgun sequence genomic DNA:
TCCCGTTTCTCCTGCCTCTATAAACTCTCTCTGACATTCCTCATCTTTCTCCAGCTACCAGCCCATTCGTCTGCTTCCCTTCATAGAAAAGATcttttgcagggcgcctgggtggctcagtcaggtgagcgacctgctcttgatttcagctcaggtcctgatctcagggtcgtgggatcgagcccggcatttggctctgcactgagtgtggagcctacttaagattctgtgtctccctctgcccctctcccctgctcaggtgcatgctttgtctctaaaatgaaaggaggaaggaaagaaagacggaagggaaggaaagaggaaagaaagaaggaagagaagggaaggaaaggaaggaaaagatttctGAAAGTTGCCATGGTCACCGTCTGtgcttcctcccctttctctcctcagTCCTGAGGGAAACTGCTGGGTAGGGTCACCAGTGCCCTCCTTGTTGCCACACCCAGGTCTTTATCATTCCGCTAGTTGACTCTCAGCGACATTTGACCCAACTGAGCATTCTGTCCTCCGCAAAACACTCTTTGCTTCCGAGACCCCTTCGACCTCCCTGGCCAGATATCTTTGCACGTCTCCTGTTCCGGCTCCTCCGTGGCAGACCCGGAAACGTGGGAACATCCAGTGGCTTCCCACTTGGACCCATCTGTTCTCTTTCCGTCCTCGGTCCCTCGCTCCGCTCACGTCGTCCTCGGCATTTTCAAACAACCATACAATCTGTTGCCAGATTTGCCTCACAGCTGCATGTTGTGCGTCGTCGGTCGTGGGTCCGAGAGGCACGTCCGCGACCGTGGCTCAACCACTCGGGGTTCCCGCGCCTCCGATGCCCCCTCCGTCTGTCTTTCCCACTTCGGCCAGTccctctccactccccccccGGCTGTTCCAGCCAAACCCCGGCAGAGACTCATCGTGGGTTCTCTCATTTCCCTTTATCCCCTTCGTCTCATCCGTGGGCCAGTTCTGCTTGTAAGCGGTGCTGCGAGACACAGCCTGGCTCCTCTCGTGGCCCCACCTCCACTGGCCTTTTGCCCAGCGCCCTGGAAGTTTCCCggcctcttcttcccttcccctgaatGTCTCCTCCGCGCAGCGGCTGGCAGCTGGGGATACTCGGAAGGTCTAAGTCGGATCGCGTCACTCCTCTGAAAAACCCTGCAGCGGCTCCCACTGAAGAGGTCGGCGGTCgcgccctgccccctgctcccggCTCCTCCGGAACCGCCACGGCCACCGCCCCCACGCGCTGCGCCACACCAGCCTCTCCCCTTGGGCCCCTTCCTCCAGCCGGGCCTggaccctccctccccaggtctGCGCTCCGCCGCTCTGGCATGACATTTAGAGTTTCAGCCCAAATTTAtttcacctcctcagagaagcttcCCCAGACCATCTGGTCCGAAATACAGTAGCCTCTTTACTCCCACCACTCAGTTCGTCTCTGACAgcatcctgttttcttctcttcacagCACGATTGCAAAAGGAAGTTCTCTTGACCATTTTCTGGTCTCATCTGTCCTCACAAAAAGAATGTCAGTTTTGAGAATAGAGACCTCATTTgatttgttcactgttgtattctCAGCACCTgtaacagtgcctagcacagagggTGCCCCCTCGGGCACACAGTTTCTGCCATGTCAGTGGCTCGCTGTTCCCTTGAGAATAAAATCCACGTTCCCTGAGATGGTGTGGCCCCTCCGTGATCTGGCCCCCACTTCTTCTTTCGCCCGTTGGTTCCTAATGGGGGCAGTtttgtcttcccctccctgccgAAGAAAGATATTTGAcagtatctggagacatttttggttgtcctAACTGGGGGAGATGGCAGCTAGTGGATGGAGGCCAGGGATGTGGTTCCCCACCCAGCGCTGCACTGGCAGGCCCCACACGGCGATCTGGTGCCCGTGGCACTAGTGCTGCGGTTGAGAGTGGCCCTTTCTCTCTGTTACGCCCAGAGCTCGAGCCAGGCTGAGAGGCCTGTTCTTCCTGGCCTCTGAGCCCTGTCCCTGCTGATCTCCCCGCTGAGCACCCCTCGCCCTTCCTACCGTTCCTGGTGCTGGCTCTGGTCTTTGCCTGATTGGAGTCTTGAGGCAAACTAATCTTTAAACTTCACAACAGGGAGTTCATCCATTTGGGCAGTTTTGAAATTATAAAGGTAACTTCTACCATTAGGTAAATTTAAGTTTGTACCTAAATTGAAGATAACTTCCATATACAAACAttcttcatatcttttttttgatgaatagaaCTGTTATCCAGGACTGTGGTATTATTTATATGAATCCAATCACAGAGAATACTTGGAGTGAATTAATAAAACCACACCTATTCAGTTAGAGCCTATAgccataaaattaaattttgtcagtttttagcTACAATTTGGGATGTTTAAACACTTACCAGTGAATTTTAATTGCCTTGTTTTCATGTTTTGTcctacattaaaatatttcctttttttccttttgaattattAATACATGTAGCTCTTTTAAGTGCATCAAAGATTGTGTGTAGATgatatctttatctttatttttatttttttaatgttttatttttgagaaagagagaacaggagcaggggaagggcggggggtgggggggtgggtgggaagagaatcccaagcaagctccgtgctgtcaacacagagcctgaggcaagggtcaaacccatgaaccatgagatcatgacctgagccaaagtcagatgcttaatcaactgagccacccaggcacccctatttttatgtatgtatgtatgggggtgcatgagcaggggaggggacagaaagagagagagagagagagagactatctcaagcaggctccaccctcagtgcagagcccaacatgaggtttgatcccacaaccctggaatcatgacctgagctgaaatcaaaagttggcctctcaaccaactgaagcacccagaTACCCTAGATGATGTCTTTAAAGAACAGAAGTGGGATTTGGGTTCTTTATTAGATGAATTTGCCAATTCCTGTTATGATATTTGAATACTGTAAATGGAAGTTGATCCCAATGTTGTTTTGCAGTGACAGTCTACCTTTGTTCTATCAGGAGACAAAGCTGTGTGGCCCTGCTTTTGTCCCTCCCCAACATTCCCCGTATTGCTGACAAAGGAAACTACATAAGGTGCCGGTATTTCTAAACACCCCCACACAAGGATTACAGAGTTGTATAGATTTTAGTTCATGAGCAAGAGAATCATAGCCCactaatttgttttaaaactacGATttgcattttatgatttttaaatcacaaagaagacttttaaaataattgtgtttataTAATGCTCTACTTGCTTGCTGGTGAGTTTATAGCTTATAATATTAATTAACACTTCTTTCAttgcaacttctttttttcttttttttttttttcaaatcaaggGTTTTATGCagtggttactttttaaaagctttccaaagaacaaaatatttgtttaaagaatgaaaatattctttccaccattgcatatttattttactgtgtttCTAGCActgtagaatttctttcttttattattactatttattttttattttttatttttttgtgtgttctaaCTTGGTAAAGGGAGGTATTGGCTTTGGCTTTGGAAACAGTTAAGAAATCTTTTAGCCTATCCATAGCTTTGTCTAAAATTTATACATCAGCCTTGCTAAGAAACCCCCAACAGGCATCTACACATTTTACCTACCCCTTCATTTAGAACTCTGGTACTAGGTGGATTTTCCAGCCatgcctttctgtttctctcacctttagccttatttcactcagttctatactcattcttttttttcttttcaagatttttattttttcaaagtaatctctatgtccaGCGtaggtttgaactcacaaccttagatcaagagtcgtatgctctattgactgagccagccaggcactcctctacTCCTTCTTTTCTAccatgaatatttactgaatttgCTTACCAAGCTGTGTTCTTGAGGATAGTGATATGCTATAAATAAAAGGTGATCCCTTTGGAGTGACAGATTCATATGTAATTACACTTAATTGTGTGTGAGAAATCCTATGATGGAGAAAGGTGCAAAAGACACTGGTGGCgtaggatttttaaaagtcagttctgctggggggtgggggtgggggtgtggattGTACAAGACTGAGAGGATGGAATATTTGGACCAGACTCCTAGATAGAAAAAGGGCCAGAGAGCTGGGGATGAGAGTCCAGACAGGTGGAATAGAATGGCTTAGTTGGAACAATTTGTGGTCCAGAGACTTGTTGGTCATCTTTtatttcctgcttcctccttcctagGTGATGTAATCAAGCATCCTCCTCCCATCAGCAATAATATTATACTGCCTTTTGAATAGATCATTTGAGTTAGGTTTTCCATTCGAAAGGAATAAGGAACCACCTCAGACAGGTCATTAGGGAGTTGTCTGGCTGTATCTGACTTTGCACTTCTTTGAGTAGACCTAAATCTGCTGTGGCGGTCATGTacatgtctttgtctttctcagttcTTCCCTTCTTAGCTCAAGACTTACTGTAAATAAAAAGCTGCTTTGTTTGAGGTATTTTTACTTTGGAGAgtgttattttctcaaaattgatTTAGTTGTGGCTAAGGGGAAAAGCTGAAGAGGCAGCTGTCAGAGATTTTATTTCTGAAGAGGTTCAAACTCTAGAAAGAAAATTACTATAGAAAGAAGTCATCTAGCTAAGAGTTGTTATGTGCTTGAATTTCATCCTCAAGAACACTTATCTTGGAAAATGACTTGACTGGTCAAAGGACTCATTATAGGAAGAAGGTGGGACCAGGCATCAGGTTTAAATATTTCTATTCGGCCTGGGATAGAAGAAACTACAGCTCTCAAAAGTTGGTCTTTTAAAAGGATCCCTCTGTGATGTTAGCCACCATTAAATAAagatgattgtttttaaaattgcagTTGTTAATTTGGCAAATGGTTACCATAAAACTGACTACCAGTGTGGAGAGAACTCATGTTTGTGATGCTGTCACCACTTTGTGTATCATGGAGCTTGTGACCCTGTGCCATCTAAACAGTATGTCTGGTCCCTGCTAGAGTGCTGAGTCCCACCGAAACAGGGTTGCAGGAACCCCACTAATTGCCACACTTTCCCACCCCTCACCAACTGCTTCGCCCATTGTTCCTCTCTTCCTGGACTGCACTGCGGTGACAAAAGAATATAGATTTCTAAGTcctgaatataaaatattcattttgtggAGATTTGGTGTTCTGAAACCGAAATCTTTTTTCTGACTGGGAGGGGGCTGTGTGTGCCAAGAGCCCTATTTTTTCTGACTGGGAGGGGGCTGTGTGTGCCAAGAGCCCTATTAGGGAAGagcatattgcttttttttttaatttttttttaacatttatttttgagaaacagagagagacagagcatgggtgggggaggggccgagagagagggagacacagaatccgaaacaggctccaggctctgacctgagccgaagtcgaacgcttaaccgactgagcgccccAAGAGCATATTGCTCTTAAAAGGAGAGAACTTTGAGGAATTATTACATGGTCAGAGTTGTTTTATAAGTGGGGAGAAAGTGCCactatttttatttgactttcGTAGCTTACTGGGTTTATTagggtatatatttatatttcatcagATGTAAAGTTGCTATCTCCTTAGAAACTTCAAAGCAAGTTCAGAAGACTGACCAGAGAAATGCAGTGGAAAGCAAGAGATACTGatatttattttactgctttAATCAATAATCTGATCTGTGCGTTGGTCAAAATTTGCCAGTTTAAAGACCTTTAACATAGATCTTCATTTGAATAGAAGGCTACATCCCCACCTTTCTACCTGAGAAATTTTTAATCAGGACTGTGAATCACACGGTTTCCTTTGGCATGAGAAAGTAGTAAAGGCATCTCCCTTTGAGTTTCTACTGTTGGACTAGCTCACAGTCGGCCCCTTCCCCTTTTTGCCAGCGCtgtgactccccccaccccccccccccccgccccagttgtGGATCATGGGCGTGACTGGTACAAAGGCAGTGGAACCTCTCCAAATAGAAAATTCTCCAATTGGATACAACTTAAAACAGGAGCCCCGCTTCTCCTATAGACGCAGAAAAATGGTGAAGGCGGCCGTTTGGAGACAGAGCACACGTACCTTATTCTTTCCGTCAGGGATACAGTTCAGAAAAATCTAACCCTATTTTTATCTATACCTACTGGAATTATTTCTACTTGGCATCTGtagcaaaaatagaaaatccGTAATCCCGGGGATCTGGGTTGGCCCATTATACAAGttagaaatggaagagaattCATGTGTGTAAAACAATCTACAGAATTAATTTGCCAGAGAACCCCTTGTACCACCCCAGCCTGAGCAGACATGCAAAGTACCACTCTGGAGGCCCTTGAGATGCCACGCGAGCCTGCCCACTGGCACAGCTGCAGTAGTGGGCTGCGGGGCCCTCCGACGCCGCGGCCACGCACAGCCGAAGTAGTTAGGGGGGGACGCGGTGCCATCCAACTGCCACGGCCGCGCGCAGTCGCAGTagtggacgggggggggggggggggggggggcggggccttCCAACCGCCAAGGCCTCGAGCCACCGCAGTAGCAGGTGCAGGAGGTGTCTAACGGTCACCTGCTGCTCTGTGCCCTCAGGTCAAGGTCACAAAGCTTGTCtgcagttttcttcctttctctccctccacctcgtGAGTGAGTACCCATGAACTGGTCTGTGGGAGCCCTGCGGGCCGGCCGGAGAGTGGAGGCTGCGAGAGTGAATTTCCTGTGCCCGAGGGGGGCGCTGTGTCCCCGCCAGCCGGCAGGCATCTGCCTTCCGGTCGCCTGGCCCGTCACCCTCGTGTCCAGGATGGCGACCATCAAGTGTGAGCTTATCAAGAATTTCACCTCCGAGGAGGCCGTTCATCACAACAAAGTCTCCATTATAGGAACCGGATCGGTTGGCATGGCCTGTGCTATCAGCATCCTGTTAAAGGGCTTGACCGATGAACTTGCCCTTGTGGATGTTGATGAAGACAAACTGAAGGGTGAGACCATGGATCTGCAACATGGCAGTCCGTTCGTGAAAATGCCAACTATTGCCTCCAGCAAAGATTACCTTGTCACTGCAAATTCCAACCTTGTGGTCATCACAGCAGGTGCACGccaggaaaaaggagaaacacGGCTTAATTTAGTCCAGCGCAACGTGGCCATCTTTAAGTTAATGATTTCCAATATTATCCAGTATAGCCCTCGCTGCAAACTGATTGTTGTTTCCAATCCAGTAGATATATTAACTTACGTGGCCTGGAAATTGAGTGGATTTCCCCAAAACCGTGTTATTGGAAGTGGTTGTAATCTGGACACTGCCCGTTTCCGTTTCTTGATTGGGCAAAAGCTTGGTATTCACTCTGAAAGCTGTCATGGGTGGGTCCTTGGAGAGCATGGAGATTCCAGTGTCCCTGTGTGGAGTGGAGTGAACATCGCTGGTGTCCCTCTGAAGGATTTGAGTTCAGATATAGGAACTGATAAAGATCCCGAGAAGTGGAAAAATGTCCACAAAGATGTAATTGCCAGTGCCTATGagattattaaaatgaaaggttATACTAATTGGGCCATTGGCTTATCTGTCGCTGATTTAACAGAAAGCATTTTGAGGAATCTTAGAAGAGTGCATCCAGTTTCCACCATAATTAAGGGTCTGTATGGGATAAACAAAGAAGTATTCCTCAGTGTTCCATGTGTCTTGGGAGAGAGTGGTATTGCAGACCTTGTAAAGGTGACGCTGACCCCTGAAGAACAGGCCCGTCTGAAGAAGAGTGCAGAAACACTGTGGGAAATTCAGAAGGAGCTTGAGCTTTAAAGTTGTTTGAAACTATCTATCAGAAGTTATTGAAGAGATAGTAGGTGTGGGGTTGTATATgtcaaattttttaataaacttgaaaTTGCTAGAAGTTGGAAATAGGAAAGGAAGTACAGTGACTCATCTGTTTATTCCCCAGCTTTTTTACTTAGCATACAGATGtcaggatgatttttttttttccccacacaattCCTAAGTGACTGCATCAAAGGTTTTTTGTACCACTGATGTGCCAGTACTTGccatagacagagagagagttgcTATTTGGTCCAAAAGGATAAAGGATATAGGTGTTTATTGTGTTACAGAAATGATAATTTTCATTAAGtacatgttaattttttcatTCTGGCTGGCTTACACCTACTGTGTTCATTTATATACTGTAAGAAGTTGTGACTTTCTCtacaatgtaaaaataaatacacagacaGAAGTACTGTAAAGGAGCCATCAGCTGCCTTTGTGCCCCTGTGACAACCTTTCCGGTGGGCCTTAAAAAAAGGCATTATAAAATGAGAGCTGCGAGTAGGGCCTGTGTGTTGGGAGAAGGgggtgcacatgtacacacatgctcGTGTATGGACGGCAGTGAAGCAGAAACATTAggttaaaataggaaaatagcaGTGATCTGGGTGGTAGCAGTTATAAAGCGTTTAATGCAATATAAAGTATGAAGtgtaaaaagatagaaaaaagctTTTAGAAAGAGACCTGACAGAGGTGGCAAGTGTTACTGTCATTTATTTGTCAGAGAGACATTCCTAAATTTTGTCGCCGCTAAAAATACAgcctctgaaattattttagaactGCCTCTGAGAACCTGACCTGTTTGCACATTAAACCGGGAAGCGTGTTACAAGTTGTTCTTGTTAGGCCAGGTCTCATCAGCAGAGTGGCCCTGAGATGCTCTGAGGGCATCCCTCTCGCTCGGTTTACTTCACGTTAACAAAGCTTTTGCTTTTGTATTGTGCCCTGTTGTTAATCACTGTCATAAAAATTGGCTGTTTTAATGAGTGCTTCAGGGATTGTATTTCTCAGAAAGTTACACATTCACTTTTTATTCCTAAATCAATTGACTTTACTATAGATTCTAGACTTTCTGCATGTGATACAGTGAGGGTTTAGGAGAAAGTGAAGACGCTTGTCTGACCTCTACCTAAATGATGTACTAATAACGTAGAAAATGAGAACGATTTTCAAATTCGTGTTAGCCTTCTTGATGCAATTGAGTATTAAATAAGTAATATGGTATGTTCAAACATATTTCAGGATCCATATGGACATAAGCCAAGCTAATTAAAATGGAAAGGTACCAGCATCTCCTCTCTAAATAAAACCGGTCCTGCTTAGTTGAATTTTACCAGGTAGACAGGACAGCAATCCACCCCCAAAAATGACCCTTTACCATACTGATCAGAGCTCCCATACTATTTTATTGGAAACATCTAGAAATGTTCTGACTACCCAGGAAGCGGTGTCATGTAATGGGACTAATTGATGTGCTCAGCTCTGAAAGTGGGAAGAATGTTGGTTTGGTTCCAGACGATTCTAAGAGCTTTTTAAGCTTAACTGCACAGAGTTCTTCTTCCCCTTTGTCCAGCCCTTGAGTTTTTATTCAGCCATGTTTCAGCCAAGATTAATGTAATTTTGAAGGGGATCAGAGCACGCCTTAGGTCTATTTTGTAATTCTCTTTACTATGTCAAGTCAGAGTAGGCTGGGTTTGCTACAGTGAAAAACAGTCTCCAAATGTGTGGCTCAAGGTTTATTTCTCTCATTAAATCCACTGTGGGTTTACTTGAATCTCTAGGGGAGCCGTCCTCCACAGGTGGCTTTGTACCTCAGATTGCTTTGATCTTAAGGCACCGCCATAGTAACCCAGGTTTCCATGATTTCTATGGGAAGGTAAGAATGGCCTGGAAACACCTGCAATTAAATGCTTCAACCTGGAAGTGATGCACATTTCTTTTGTGAGAACTAGTCATGTGGGTACCTAACTTAAAGAGGGTGGAGAAgtataacccccccccccatatctggAAGTACATGACTACTGGCTATCAGTGAACATTAATAATAATCTGCCATACCATTCTAAATAAAATGGTAGCCATTGTAAGAGGTACATGTGCTTTTAGAGTCATTTTTAGTTAAAGCTGGTATGTGATTAGAGGCTATAGAGGTACCAAGTCTTTCCAGGTCACAGAATCAGAGTGGCTATGGTGA
This region includes:
- the LDHAL6B gene encoding L-lactate dehydrogenase A-like 6B, whose product is MNWSVGALRAGRRVEAARVNFLCPRGALCPRQPAGICLPVAWPVTLVSRMATIKCELIKNFTSEEAVHHNKVSIIGTGSVGMACAISILLKGLTDELALVDVDEDKLKGETMDLQHGSPFVKMPTIASSKDYLVTANSNLVVITAGARQEKGETRLNLVQRNVAIFKLMISNIIQYSPRCKLIVVSNPVDILTYVAWKLSGFPQNRVIGSGCNLDTARFRFLIGQKLGIHSESCHGWVLGEHGDSSVPVWSGVNIAGVPLKDLSSDIGTDKDPEKWKNVHKDVIASAYEIIKMKGYTNWAIGLSVADLTESILRNLRRVHPVSTIIKGLYGINKEVFLSVPCVLGESGIADLVKVTLTPEEQARLKKSAETLWEIQKELEL